DNA sequence from the Rhizoctonia solani chromosome 14, complete sequence genome:
GAAGGGTCAATCCTCTCAAAAGTTTCTCCACTCAGTTTGTCTAGTAATGGAATACAAAGCCTATGCCAATCATCGTGTCGGAAGTAGAGAAGCTGGTGTTGAAGTGCAGAAGTTTCCGTAACGTAAAAGGTTGACTACTCATAATAATTAATGATACTCCAATTCAATCTCGTATTCAATGTTACCTTGACTAGCGGGGTCAGAAACGAGTCAAAGAACCAATATATAAACTCCCAGAGGAGTTGTGTTCGTTTCAGTGCATCTGATTGACAGACTCGACGATCGGAGGTTTGCCCTAGCCACTCAAAGTCGGCTAGTCGTAACCGTTGTATCAATTGATGTAATGTGACCGTTTCAAACCTTCTCTGCGTAATGATAGTTTCAATATCTTGGAATATTTTAATTATAGCCTCTAGTTATTGGTGAAGACATGCTCACGCTCATGGATAATTCTTCTGTTGGCATTACTACCCCAAAAGGCATGGGGTATCACTTCATCCACGACGGTATTGATGTAGCGCAAGACCTTGGAATGGTTGAATAGACGATGATGGCTTGGACGGATATACACGCACCTCGTGATGAGAACATGCAAACTCGACAAAACGAGGCTTCAATTTTACTTCGAGGGCAGCTTCAGAGGCCCCGTGTGGGAGGACAAGACTAGGATGAGAAATTTGATAAGACTTGTCTGGTATTTGGGAGATCATGCAGTTGGTAGTGATCGAGTGTGAGTATTCGGACATAAGCTCCTGATTTAATTCAGCTGATGTTCAACCCAAATTCGAATATAACTTACGAGAATTTTTGATTGGTCAAGCTCGGACGAAGTTGAGACATCAACCTAATCCACATCAAATAGATATAAACCCACATCTGCTACCACAGAGACTTACCCTTGATCGGCATATAGCCAGACACACACGTTGGTAGTTGAACCGCCGATGTCGCCTGATTAAACTCTGTATCAATGGCAATATGTGCTTTAATCGCTTAGGTGTCTTGCATGAACCTCGGTCCTATGGATCTTTCAGCATGAAGTCGCAGCACCAACTTCACTTTCTAGTGCCTACCTTTATTTCAGCCTCGCGATCGCCGTAATCTCGAAAACGGCCACCATTTTCCCAGTAATGGAGTGTACACGTAAAGACATTGTGCAAGCCAAATTGTAATGGGAACATGTATTTAGCTACATGTCGAGCAGCTTCTTCTATTGCTCGAGTGTCATCGCTGCTTACCGACTTCCCCCCACGATCCAAGACACGGTTCAGAACATCTGAAAAGACCGGTATGAAGATGCCCGAGATACATAACTAAAATTTACGTACTTCCATGAGGCAGTCCTAGTTGGGCTCTGGAGTTGGAGGTTAGCCTGGGCAGTCCGTAAAACATCCGCGTTCGAACGAGGTTTATGTCTGCTGGACTGTGTGTTTGCGGTCAATGATAGGTCTCAGGCTTTGATACGAGTACAACCTTCGTAAGGAGGCTTTTTCAGGCTGTTTGTTTGTTATTTGCTCTAAGTCTGTGATTATCGTGCCCGTGGCTTGTACGAAGCAATCATTATCACTGGGAAGAGCAAGGAAAATACTGGTCTGAGACAGTATATATATCATAGGTTGTTCCCCAATCCTATTCGCTTTTAGCTCGAGCCAAAGTTTCTTCAGCCGGATGAAACTCACATCTGCAGCAGCGACCTCCACGCAGGAGATTGCAGAGCCGTGACCATCGTATTGGTGAAGAAATTCGCAATAGCACCATTATGGGCACCAATCTTGCCAAATTCATTTCGCTGCTCAGCCTGCAGGAAGTTGAGCTTTGACCCGTGTTGAGAAAAATGTGTGTAACGGTAGCTTACCTGACGATAGCCAAAGCACAACACATTGCTACATTTGCCCCGCAACGACCTAAAGATGATGGCCTGAGCACGATCTATCACCTAGGCTACTTAGTAAGACAGACTCAGATTTAGAGTGCCAAAGTACACTTACCTCTTCTTGGGACATCTCAGCAGCCATAGGCCGAAATTGGGGAGGATCGAGAGGCTTATGGTATCCAACCAAAGTGGAGCGTAATAGATGATTAAGATCATGGCGTGTTTCTTCGGAGTAATCGGGAGACTTTTCAATAGTGACACAGAATCCTTCGATTATGGTACTGAAATATTCAAGGAGTGTGTCCACGTGGGGATAGAACTTGTAAAGTAAATCATGAGCCACGGATGGCGAATTTGGGGTAGTCTCTGAGGGCATTGGCCAAATTCTTCCCAATTAATATTTAATATATATTAAAAATTTGGGTAGAGGGGGCTTTATTGAACGAATAGAGTATCCAAGCTAACGATGGTCCTGGTGATTGCAACCACACCGTAGTCTTCCAGTCTGTACGGAACTTTGCCACTACTCACGTGACCGCGTCTGAGACCACCAAACGATCGGCGTGGCCATGACATCCCAACTTGTGAATTAGAAATGCCTATTTAAGCTATAGGTAGCAAGCATTACAAGGAATGTGAATCATCGGGTACTAACATCTACACTTATGCCACTTAGCTGGCATTTGGCCTGTGGACGCGCCTTTTGGAATCTGCTCTTCAGATTGCCTGGATATATGATTAGTTCCTCCAACTGTGTCACCCGCACAACCACTCTCAACCAGTGGAAGTTTTTTTTATTCAGAAAAAATCTATTAAATAATTTATAACGGCCTGGTCACCGAATCAACAAACCGAACCGCAATTCACAAACTAGCTAATTGAATCAAATGAAGGTGTTCGACGAACGGAACCGCACAATTCCATTAGATTCGGTGAGCTTGGAGGCGGACGCTTCGGCAGTTGTGGAGCGAGAGATACCCTCGTACGATTGTTTCATCTCGCGACTGATCGCGTTAAATCTCTCGGTCCAGAATTCCCTTTCCTCTCGTTCCTCCTCCGCATTACCAAGGGGCGGTAGCCTTGCCTCCTTGCGCTTCACTGTACGCTCCAGTTGCTGAGAAGGGCTCTTGGGGAATCTAATTTCACTGGAAATAGATGGCTCAATTCGATCCATACTAATGGTGGCAACTCCGGATTGCGATGGGAACGAAATGGACCGCAGCGTGTGCAAATAACATTGTTGGAAAGAAATGAACCACTGCTGACATATTTTTTGAAGGCCTTGTATCCCATCGTGCGTCTTGTTTTCCTGAGAAGTGATCCCCAAAAATAGTGGGAAGTCGATATCGTCGAGACCAGTATCGGAAATTGGCGCCAAGTCCAACGAGATCAGGTACTCATGTCCTGTATCCTTGCGATGAGTTACCTGTCCTCAATGGTAAATTTTACTCCTACCATAGCGCCCATGATAATCGGTAACACCTAAAAGTCGAAACACGCCCAAAGACTCGAGAGTATCCCATTGATTATCTGAGGATTGCATAGGACTCCGAGATAAACCACCGACCATAACTCTCTTTGTGAGGATAATATAATTGGTGAATACGAGAACATACATCTCAGTTTCACCCGagcaatcgataccaggggatTTAGGACGCGACTTAGATGCATGAACGCTGGCAATCTGAGAGCGTGCACCGAATGCCAGCCTACTGACTTGGAGACTGTTTCGTGAAACATTTACGCTTGAACTAGTAGCCGAGGTGAAATGCGTATGGTAGTCAGTGGAAGCGTTTCTGAGGCCAGTGCTGCAGGAGGAAGTCGAGCGGCGCGAGGAATCTGTTGAGGATGATCCGATTATCGAACGTGAACCTGAGCGATTGCGAGATTGGTGTCCAACAAATGTTCCAGATTGGCGTGTAGTCGAGGCCGACTGTCCACTAGAGCATCCTTCCTTATTAACGTGGACTCGGGTGAGTGGCCCTTGTGCCAACAGACGATTTTCTCGCGTAGCGGCTACGAACTGGGAAGGCAGGCCACTAACTCGACTCAGCAAACTCTTGGTAagctcgtattcttcttctcgtGTCTTGACTTCATCGAGCACCTGCATCATGCCATCCATCGAATGAAGCAGCGAGAAACAAGAAAAGTGGTCGGGGTGTGTCCTCGGCGTAAATGTTAATAATGTCTGAAACATCGTTAGCATAACTCATCTGGCGAACATATCACTCACCTCAAAGAAATGAATATATTCTCGAACGCGCGACAAGGGTCTCTTTATCATGTCTTCCAAGCTATCTTCGCAGTCGGCCAACGCATGTTTCATCCGAACAAACTCGCCAAAGTGGCTGCTTGAATCAAGGGTCATTGCGGATATTTGCTTGACTGTTTCATCCATGCGTACAACGTAGGGCTGGTAGAGTTCCATCAACGGGATGAAAGGCTGAACAGTTTCGGAGAAGAGAATTATCACTTGTTCGTGGTCCTGCCGCATAGTTTCCAAGGCATCCAGAAGTTGTTCGTGCAAATGGGCGATATCGTCCAGCCAGTCAAACAGCTTCGTGACTTCGGGAGAAAGTCCAGTAATCCATTTCCTCTGATCCTGAGTACGCAACGGCTGGAAAAAGAGGCGAATTAATGTGCGCATAGTCTCCACAAACATTCGCTCGCTCTGGTGGAACTCCCATATTAGCTCTTGTCGACACAATTCCGTGGGCTCATAGGCTTTCTCCagtcgtttaaattcgatgTCCTCCAAGCTGGCACGCCATGATTCGTGAATTGCCTTACGCTTGTCCTGTGTTGACATCCTCCGTTTCCCGTAGCTGTCCCGTTGAAGATCATCGAGATTGAGCCCTGACGAATTCTCGCTCCAATAGTGATTCGATTCATCACTCTCCTTGTTAAATCCATAGTTCGTCTCGTCAGCATTAACACTTAGGGACTCTTTTTCAGAATCCTCTGAAATAGGCTTAGCAGATCTTCCAGAGTGAGTTCGCTCGATATTATGAAACAATGCTGCTGCAGCTCCACTAAGTTCTTGCGTATCCGACCAGCGAATGTCGCCTACGGCACGCCCATCGAGAGACGACCCGATACTAGAAGCAGTATGAAGGCCCTCCATGGATGTTCCAGTGGTCATATAACCCGAGCTGGTCTTGGCTATGAATACAAATGAATAGACGCTATATATTGAGCGAAAATAGCCTTACCATCACTAGCACTGTTTGACTCTCCGGAAGTTGGAGATGAGTCCAAGGATGCCACTGTAGTAGAGGAAGAGCTATTGTAAGGCTGCTCGAGTGCCCGAAACAGAGCGCTATTAGTTTTTCTTTGCCTTGGGATCGGAAGCTGAGACACCCTGTGGACTAGCCTCCCATTCACTCCGGGCGATATTTTATGACTTCAAGGAATGTAAGATTGTTATTGCGCATTCATGGTTGAGGTGGATATTCTTACCTGGCTGGGTGGACTTGAAGGTCTTCCGCCGGTAGCTTATGTCCCGAGTCGCTGGATTCATGTATCGTGAGCTCAGGTGCAAACCTCACATTTGTTGGGGTTCTACTTCCTAAGATGATAACGATcagtatatgcgcatatatccaactAGTCTATCATGTCCAGTATACCTCTTGATTCGTTTTCCTCTTGGTAATTATTGGCACTCAGTTGGTTGCGCCCACCCGATTCTTGATCAGAAGATTCCGAAAACTCAGAGCGCGTGGAAGAATCCAGAGAAGTAACGGAGGTACGGGTAATAATGGGCGGAGGCACAGACGAGGAGCTGCGAGATCCGGGCTTGGCAATTGGGGCGCGATCATCTGAGCTTGTGTTTATAACTTCTAAAATCCTCTTGGAACCTTCTTGTTTGGGAATCGCCCCAACGGCAGGACGCGTTCGACCATTGTAGTTATATTGGCTTCGTTTCTTACTTAGAACCATTGGTGATGAGGGGATTGTTCCTTTAGGCGTCTGCGCTGTTGAGCCGTTTCCAGGACTGGATAGCACAGTGCCGATCGGGAGCCCTTCAATAA
Encoded proteins:
- a CDS encoding telomerase reverse transcriptase, encoding MPSETTPNSPSVAHDLLYKFYPHVDTLLEYFSTIIEGFCVTIEKSPDYSEETRHDLNHLLRSTLVGYHKPLDPPQFRPMAAEMSQEEVIDRAQAIIFRSLRGKCSNVLCFGYRQAEQRNEFGKIGAHNGAIANFFTNTMVTALQSPAWRSLLQMIGEQPMIYILSQTSIFLALPSDNDCFVQATGTIITDLEQITNKQPEKASLRSPADINLVRTRMFYGLPRLTSNSRAQLGLPHGNVLNRVLDRGGKSVSSDDTRAIEEAARHVAKYMFPLQFGLHNVFTCTLHYWENGGRFRDYGDREAEIKDRGSCKTPKRLKHILPLIQSLIRRHRRFNYQRVCLAICRSRVDVSTSSELDQSKILELMSEYSHSITTNCMISQIPDKSYQISHPSLVLPHGASEAALEVKLKPRFVEFACSHHEVLRYINTVVDEVIPHAFWGSNANRRIIHEHIETIITQRRFETVTLHQLIQRLRLADFEWLGQTSDRRVCQSDALKRTQLLWEFIYWFFDSFLTPLVKSTFYVTETSALQHQLLYFRHDDWHRLCIPLLDKLSGETFERIDPSELDYSRKLGVSHVRLLPKETGVRPIVNLGRKAKLRSFKGSNLDKPMQSSVNQVLNAAFHILNYEKSQKPELLGASVFGVNDIYRKLTTFKASLRRPNGKMPKLYFVKLDVRACFDSIDQGKLLEILRDTLTQKGYMVRKFSQLQFSTGQPRRTFRKRAVPDWDHTHFMTYATKLAACLRHVIFADQVVYGFDYLEDVLDLLEEHITDNIVRIGTELYRQVVGIPQGSVLSTLLCAIFYGDLERTKLGFTRDEGNLLLRFVDDYLFITTDITAARKFLNIMHEGTRHPEYGCIVAEEKTLTNFVDVEVPTLVLAPDTDYFPWCGRVINMKELSVQWDYSRYSGRHVAHGLTVDYGRQPGMKFKTRFLQMARQHCHAMYFDSALTSLSNLYVNVAQNFFWIAMKMYNYVREWNIEVDQHVAFISNIITQSVRYAFTSMRSRMNGALARDMGAKCEFDSSSIQWFGQHHSPTDLKLTPGCS